One Pelobates fuscus isolate aPelFus1 chromosome 8, aPelFus1.pri, whole genome shotgun sequence genomic window carries:
- the HOXD13 gene encoding homeobox protein Hox-D13 has product MCKALNKRSQWEMEGLRGGEGSSTNQCRNFFSPPSVFGSPSSRAVSGLAYPGAERSSSARSEATKEGPSCPASTGPSAPSLGYGYHFGNGYYSCRMSHGVGLQQSPLKSSSHPPIGGFPVEKYMDVSSLASTSVPSNEVPSRAKEVSYFQGYTNPYQHVPGYLDMVSTFSSAEPRHEAYISMEGYQSWTLANGWNSQVYCKDQSQAPHFWKSSFPGDVTLSQPDMCVYRRGRKKRVPYTKLQLKELENEYALNKFINKDKRRRISAATNLSERQVTIWFQNRRVKDKKIVSKLKENIS; this is encoded by the exons ATGTGCAAAGCTCTGAACAAACGCAGCCAGTGGGAGATGGAAGGACTGAGAGGTGGAGAGGGCTCTTCCACAAACCAGTGCAGGAatttcttctctcccccctctgtgtTTGGCTCTCCATCCAGCAGAGCAGTCTCAGGATTAGCCTACCCTGGGGCTGAGAGGTCCAGCTCTGCACGCTCTGAGGCCACCAAGGAAGGACCCTCATGTCCAGCCTCTACTGGGCCCTCTGCCCCATCCCTGGGCTATGGCTACCACTTTGGGAACGGATATTACAGTTGTCGCATGTCCCATGGTGTGGGTCTGCAGCAGAGCCCCCTTAAATCATCCAGCCACCCCCCTATAGGAGGTTTCCCAGTGGAGAAATACATGGACGTGTCCAGCCTGGCTAGTACAAGTGTCCCCAGCAATGAGGTGCCTTCCAGGGCTAAGGAAGTGTCTTATTTCCAGGGTTACACCAATCCTTACCAGCATGTTCCAGGATACTTAGACATGGTGTCAACGTTTAGCTCTGCGGAGCCTAGACACGAAGCCTACATCTCAATGGAGGGCTACCAGTCATGGACTCTGGCTAATGGCTGGAACAGTCAGGTTTATTGTAAGGACCAGTCTCAAGCCCCTCATTTCTGGAAGTCATCTTTCccag GTGATGTAACACTAAGCCAGCCAGACATGTGTGTGTACAGGAGAGGGAGGAAGAAGAGGGTCCCTTACACCAAATTGCAACTCAAAGAACTTGAGAATGAATATGCCCTTAACAAGTTCATTAACAAGGACAAAAGGCGTAGGATATCTGCAGCCACAAACCTCTCTGAAAGACAGGTCACTATATGGTTTCAAAACAGGAGGGTGAAGGACAAGAAAATAGTCTCTAAACTAAAGGAGAATATATCTTGA